From the Bacillus tuaregi genome, one window contains:
- a CDS encoding tetratricopeptide repeat protein — translation MDNKNQKNKIVYFPGLEQRLVEKGLEHLHQKQYDEAIDLLEHAIRLDARNSESHIGLLLAYFDAGLIDKAMDLADKMLQEGIGQDIEIMNIYIMYLVQLHKYEEVVAAIENLLAENRIPADKLEHFHRLLDFSLRMLDSSIDVHQQEPKENAWANRKIDFFLYQTPEEQMLLAGELNNKNTRPFVKDMTEYLQSEKGSVFFKTLLLNVLKEQEYDKPIEIQKFDKRITVIPEKLPHINESRQLKEILEILRQKLENEDPVLFAHIKALVERQFFLLYPFELESNNLNAWAAAYHVLGNEYFGKYDTEDELIEEYRVLQADLQQADSYIRMIEEISYPNL, via the coding sequence ATGGATAATAAAAACCAAAAGAATAAAATTGTTTATTTTCCTGGTTTAGAGCAAAGACTGGTGGAAAAAGGACTTGAGCATTTACATCAGAAACAATATGATGAAGCGATTGACCTGTTGGAGCATGCGATCCGATTGGATGCAAGGAACAGTGAAAGTCATATAGGTCTGCTGCTAGCTTATTTCGATGCGGGTTTGATAGATAAAGCGATGGACTTAGCTGATAAAATGCTCCAAGAAGGAATCGGTCAGGATATTGAAATCATGAATATCTACATTATGTATCTTGTCCAGCTACATAAATATGAAGAGGTTGTTGCCGCTATTGAGAACCTATTAGCGGAGAATAGAATTCCAGCTGATAAGCTAGAGCATTTTCATCGCCTGCTCGATTTTAGTCTTAGAATGCTGGATAGTTCGATTGATGTACATCAGCAGGAACCAAAGGAGAATGCGTGGGCAAATCGGAAAATTGATTTCTTCCTTTATCAAACTCCAGAGGAGCAAATGCTGTTGGCAGGTGAATTGAATAACAAAAACACTCGCCCCTTTGTGAAGGATATGACTGAATATCTTCAATCTGAAAAGGGCAGTGTTTTCTTTAAAACGCTGCTGTTAAATGTATTAAAGGAACAGGAATATGACAAGCCGATTGAGATTCAAAAATTTGATAAAAGAATAACGGTTATTCCAGAGAAATTACCACATATCAATGAAAGCCGCCAGCTGAAGGAGATTCTTGAAATCCTTAGACAAAAACTGGAAAACGAGGATCCTGTCTTATTTGCTCATATAAAGGCATTGGTCGAACGACAGTTTTTTTTGCTGTATCCTTTTGAGCTAGAGTCAAATAACCTTAACGCTTGGGCAGCGGCTTATCATGTATTAGGAAATGAATATTTTGGAAAATATGATACAGAAGATGAATTAATAGAGGAGTACCGGGTATTACAAGCTGATTTGCAGCAGGCAGACTCCTATATCCGCATGATTGAAGAAATTTCTTATCCTAATCTTTAA
- the leuD gene encoding 3-isopropylmalate dehydratase small subunit, whose translation MSGFKTHTGKAVALDRVNVDTDQIIPKQFLKRIEKTGFGQFVFYGWRFLEDGKLNPDFELNQPENQGASILIANENFGCGSSREHAPWALQDYGFKVVIAPSFADIFFQNCFKNGMLPIKLEKEKVEYLLKAAKNQPYELTINLEDEVLSDNQGFSASFSVSPYWKKMLINGWDEIEITLQLDEAISKYEQENAPIQ comes from the coding sequence ATGAGCGGGTTTAAAACACATACAGGAAAAGCAGTTGCCCTTGACCGGGTAAATGTAGATACAGACCAAATTATTCCAAAGCAATTTTTAAAACGAATTGAGAAAACAGGGTTTGGACAATTTGTTTTTTACGGCTGGCGCTTTCTTGAGGATGGAAAGTTAAATCCTGACTTTGAATTAAATCAGCCTGAAAATCAAGGGGCATCTATTTTAATTGCCAATGAAAACTTTGGCTGTGGTTCGTCCCGTGAGCATGCTCCATGGGCGTTACAGGACTATGGATTTAAGGTAGTTATCGCTCCATCCTTTGCAGACATCTTCTTTCAAAACTGTTTTAAAAACGGGATGCTGCCTATCAAGCTAGAAAAGGAAAAAGTTGAGTATTTGCTTAAAGCGGCAAAAAATCAGCCGTATGAATTAACTATTAATCTCGAAGACGAAGTACTTTCAGATAATCAAGGCTTCAGTGCTTCATTTTCTGTGTCACCATATTGGAAGAAAATGCTGATCAATGGCTGGGATGAAATTGAAATCACTCTGCAGCTTGATGAGGCAATTTCTAAATATGAGCAAGAAAACGCACCTATTCAGTAA
- the leuC gene encoding 3-isopropylmalate dehydratase large subunit, producing MGKSIIDKVWDKHIVHQEEGKPDLLYIDLHLVHEVTSPQAFSGLRMKNRKVRRPDKTFATMDHNIPTVNRTVIDDEVAKNQMTTLEKNCQEFGVPLAGIDSPDQGIVHVIGPELGLTQPGKTIVCGDSHTSTHGAFGAIAFGIGTSEVEHCLATQTLWQTKPKTMKLDFKGKLSEGVSAKDVILYVIAKHGIDFGTGHIIEYCGEAIRGLSMDERMTICNMSIEGGARAGLVSPDETTFAYLKGRKYAPKNFDQAVEAWKELASDEDAVYDAVIEIDATDIEPMVSWGTNPSMTAKVSESIPTLADCATETDKKALANALQYMGLKEGQKIEDIKIQHVFIGSCTNSRIEDLRTAAEVAKGNKVHPGVRALVVPGSQQVKLQAEQEGLDKIFIEAGFEWRESGCSMCLSMNNDVVPAGEHCASTSNRNFEGRQGAGARTHLVSPAMAANAALHGKFVDVRKSEILN from the coding sequence ATGGGAAAGTCAATTATTGATAAAGTTTGGGACAAGCATATCGTCCATCAAGAAGAAGGAAAACCGGATTTACTTTACATTGATTTACACCTAGTCCATGAAGTTACATCACCACAGGCTTTTTCAGGCTTACGTATGAAAAACCGTAAAGTAAGACGACCTGATAAAACATTTGCTACAATGGATCATAATATTCCAACCGTAAATCGTACGGTCATTGATGATGAAGTAGCGAAGAATCAAATGACAACGTTAGAGAAAAACTGTCAGGAATTTGGTGTTCCATTAGCAGGGATTGACAGCCCTGACCAAGGGATTGTCCACGTCATTGGACCTGAGCTTGGTTTAACACAGCCAGGAAAAACCATTGTATGTGGTGACAGTCATACCTCAACACATGGTGCATTTGGTGCTATTGCTTTTGGTATCGGAACAAGTGAAGTAGAGCACTGTTTAGCCACTCAAACACTTTGGCAAACAAAGCCTAAAACGATGAAGCTTGATTTTAAAGGCAAGCTATCTGAAGGAGTATCTGCTAAAGATGTTATTCTTTATGTCATTGCCAAGCATGGAATTGACTTTGGAACAGGACATATCATTGAATACTGCGGCGAGGCCATTCGTGGCCTGTCGATGGACGAAAGAATGACAATCTGTAATATGTCTATCGAGGGCGGAGCTAGAGCAGGACTTGTTTCACCAGACGAGACAACGTTTGCTTATTTAAAAGGTAGGAAATATGCTCCGAAAAACTTTGATCAGGCAGTCGAAGCCTGGAAAGAGCTAGCCTCTGATGAGGACGCTGTCTATGATGCGGTAATTGAAATTGATGCTACTGACATCGAACCGATGGTCAGCTGGGGAACCAATCCATCCATGACAGCTAAAGTGAGCGAAAGTATTCCAACTCTTGCTGATTGTGCTACTGAAACGGATAAAAAGGCATTAGCAAATGCATTGCAATATATGGGTCTAAAAGAGGGTCAAAAAATTGAAGACATTAAAATTCAGCATGTTTTCATTGGCTCTTGTACAAATTCCCGTATCGAAGACCTTCGTACGGCTGCAGAAGTGGCAAAAGGTAACAAAGTACATCCAGGTGTTCGCGCGTTAGTTGTACCAGGATCACAGCAGGTTAAATTACAGGCTGAGCAGGAAGGCTTAGATAAAATCTTTATCGAGGCAGGCTTTGAATGGCGTGAGTCTGGCTGCAGCATGTGTTTAAGTATGAACAATGATGTCGTACCTGCAGGTGAGCATTGTGCCTCTACATCAAACCGTAACTTTGAAGGAAGACAAGGGGCAGGTGCTAGAACACATCTAGTAAGTCCTGCAATGGCAGCCAATGCTGCGCTTCATGGAAAATTTGTTGATGTTCGTAAATCAGAGATATTGAACTAA
- a CDS encoding 2-isopropylmalate synthase: protein MQKIKIYDTTLRDGEQTPGVNLNFSEKLEIAKQLERLNVDIIEAGFPAASKGDAASVQKIAQTIKNSTVTGLARCVQRDMDIAWESLKDGVNPRLHIFLATSPIHREYKLKMTKEQVIEASVEAVKYAAAKFPVVQWSAEDASRTELPFLAEIVEKVIQAGAHVINIPDTVGYGTPYDYGQIFKYLKENVPSIHKVDLSTHCHDDLGMAVANSLSAVENGATQVEGTINGIGERAGNTALEEVALALRIRKDYYNAETRLNLQEISRTSSVVSKLTGMIVPANKAVVGANAFAHESGIHQDGVLKEKSTYEIISPELVGFASNNLVLGKHSGRHAFKNRLDELGLVVEEEEVSELFAAFKDLADRKKEMTDDDLTALVLEKKISKEDQYYQLLSIEVQSKGNEHSATITLSDRNNENITETGIGKGSVEAVYNTLEKMVDEHVNLLDYRIQSVGAGRDALAQVFVKMHCAGMDTSGRGLAQDVIEASAKAYINAINRVLYIKESSDSELVK, encoded by the coding sequence GTGCAAAAAATTAAGATTTATGATACGACACTTCGAGATGGAGAACAAACTCCTGGCGTCAATCTTAATTTTTCCGAAAAACTAGAAATCGCGAAACAATTAGAACGTTTAAATGTAGACATCATTGAGGCTGGCTTTCCAGCAGCCTCAAAGGGTGATGCTGCTTCCGTACAGAAAATTGCCCAAACGATTAAAAATAGTACCGTAACCGGATTAGCACGCTGTGTTCAAAGGGATATGGATATTGCCTGGGAATCTTTAAAGGACGGAGTAAATCCAAGACTTCATATTTTCTTAGCTACCTCGCCCATTCACCGTGAGTATAAGCTAAAGATGACGAAGGAACAGGTGATTGAAGCATCTGTTGAAGCGGTAAAATATGCAGCTGCCAAATTCCCGGTTGTCCAATGGTCTGCAGAGGATGCGAGCCGTACAGAGCTTCCGTTTTTAGCAGAGATTGTTGAAAAGGTTATTCAAGCGGGTGCACATGTTATCAATATTCCTGATACGGTAGGATATGGTACTCCATATGACTACGGTCAGATTTTTAAATACTTAAAAGAAAATGTTCCATCTATCCACAAGGTTGACCTTTCAACCCATTGTCATGACGATTTAGGCATGGCAGTAGCCAATTCACTTTCGGCAGTTGAAAATGGGGCTACACAGGTTGAAGGAACAATCAACGGTATCGGTGAAAGAGCAGGGAACACGGCCTTAGAAGAAGTTGCGCTTGCTCTACGCATTCGCAAAGATTATTACAATGCGGAGACACGTTTGAATCTGCAGGAAATTAGCAGAACAAGCAGTGTTGTGAGTAAATTAACAGGTATGATCGTTCCTGCCAATAAGGCAGTTGTCGGTGCCAATGCCTTTGCGCATGAATCTGGTATCCATCAGGACGGCGTGCTAAAGGAAAAGTCAACCTATGAAATTATTTCACCTGAATTAGTTGGATTTGCTTCAAATAACCTTGTGCTTGGTAAGCATTCAGGACGTCATGCCTTCAAGAATCGTTTAGATGAACTTGGCTTAGTGGTGGAGGAAGAGGAAGTTAGTGAATTATTTGCTGCTTTCAAGGATCTTGCTGACCGCAAGAAAGAAATGACTGACGATGATTTAACGGCACTTGTTTTGGAGAAAAAAATATCCAAAGAAGACCAGTATTATCAGTTGCTGTCTATTGAAGTCCAAAGTAAAGGGAATGAGCATTCTGCTACCATAACTCTTTCAGATCGTAATAATGAAAACATTACTGAAACAGGTATTGGTAAAGGCAGTGTAGAGGCTGTTTACAATACTTTGGAAAAAATGGTTGATGAGCACGTTAATTTATTAGATTATCGTATTCAATCAGTTGGAGCAGGAAGAGATGCGCTGGCACAGGTATTTGTTAAAATGCACTGCGCAGGAATGGATACAAGTGGACGCGGACTTGCACAGGATGTTATTGAAGCATCTGCTAAAGCTTATATCAATGCCATTAACAGAGTTCTCTATATAAAAGAATCTTCTGATTCAGAGTTAGTGAAGTAA
- the ilvC gene encoding ketol-acid reductoisomerase — MAKMYYNGDANAEFLNGKTVAVIGFGSQGHAHSQNMRESGVNCIIGLRKGKSWDKAVEAGFEVYTVAEATAKADVVMILLPDEQQARVYKEEIEPNLKGQALMFAHGFNIHFSQIVPPADCDVLLVAPKGPGHLVRRTYTEGAGVPAIFAIYQDVTGNAKELALAYARAIGSLRAGAIETTFKEETETDLFGEQAVLCGGLTSLIKAGFETLVEAGYQPEVAYFECLHEMKLIVDLIYEGGMSNMRYSISDTAQWGDFVSGPRVVDASAKAKMKEVLTDIQTGKFAKEWILENQSNRAMFNAINARENEHQIEVVGRELRKMMPFVNDAKQKEVVGSAKN, encoded by the coding sequence ATGGCAAAAATGTATTATAACGGGGATGCAAACGCAGAATTTTTAAATGGAAAGACAGTAGCAGTAATTGGATTCGGTTCTCAAGGACATGCTCATTCACAAAACATGAGAGAAAGCGGAGTTAATTGTATCATCGGTCTTCGTAAAGGTAAATCTTGGGATAAAGCAGTAGAAGCTGGATTTGAAGTATATACAGTTGCTGAAGCAACAGCTAAAGCTGATGTAGTGATGATTCTATTACCAGATGAGCAGCAAGCAAGAGTATATAAGGAAGAAATCGAGCCAAACCTAAAAGGTCAAGCATTAATGTTTGCACACGGCTTTAACATTCACTTCAGCCAAATCGTACCTCCAGCAGATTGTGATGTTTTACTAGTAGCTCCTAAAGGACCAGGACACTTAGTAAGAAGAACATACACAGAAGGTGCCGGCGTACCAGCAATCTTTGCTATCTATCAAGACGTTACTGGAAACGCAAAAGAACTTGCTTTAGCATATGCAAGAGCAATCGGTTCACTTCGTGCAGGTGCAATTGAAACAACCTTTAAAGAAGAAACTGAAACAGATTTATTTGGTGAGCAGGCTGTACTTTGCGGTGGTTTAACTTCACTAATCAAAGCTGGATTTGAAACTCTAGTAGAAGCGGGTTATCAGCCAGAGGTTGCATACTTCGAGTGTTTACATGAAATGAAGTTAATCGTTGACCTTATCTATGAAGGAGGCATGTCTAACATGCGCTACTCTATCTCAGATACAGCTCAATGGGGTGACTTCGTAAGCGGACCACGTGTAGTAGATGCTTCTGCTAAAGCGAAAATGAAGGAAGTATTAACTGACATCCAAACTGGTAAATTTGCGAAAGAATGGATCCTAGAAAACCAATCTAACCGTGCGATGTTCAACGCAATTAATGCTCGTGAAAACGAACACCAAATTGAAGTGGTTGGCCGTGAGCTAAGAAAAATGATGCCATTCGTAAATGACGCTAAGCAGAAAGAAGTGGTGGGTAGTGCAAAAAATTAA
- the ilvN gene encoding acetolactate synthase small subunit encodes MKRIISLTVLNRPGVLNRITNLFSKRNYNIESISVGHSEVEGVSRITCVVQVENENIIEQITKQLNKQVDVLKVVDITEQAIVSRELALIKVPTQPTNRHEIYSLIEPFRASIVDVSKESIVIQITGESEKIDAFIELVKPYGIKELTRTGTTAFPRGMQLQSNPQKFSIV; translated from the coding sequence ATTAAAAGGATTATTAGTTTAACCGTACTTAATCGTCCAGGAGTTCTTAACCGAATTACAAACCTGTTTTCTAAACGGAATTACAATATTGAAAGTATTTCTGTCGGTCACTCTGAGGTCGAAGGAGTATCCAGAATTACCTGTGTAGTTCAAGTGGAAAATGAAAATATCATTGAACAAATTACGAAACAATTAAATAAGCAGGTTGATGTTCTAAAGGTAGTAGATATTACGGAACAGGCAATTGTCTCAAGGGAGCTTGCCTTAATCAAAGTCCCTACTCAGCCAACGAATCGACATGAGATTTATTCTCTAATCGAACCGTTCCGTGCTTCTATAGTAGATGTAAGTAAAGAGAGCATTGTGATTCAAATTACAGGAGAATCAGAGAAAATTGATGCCTTTATCGAGCTTGTAAAGCCATATGGAATTAAAGAGCTTACGAGAACAGGCACAACTGCTTTTCCGAGAGGAATGCAGCTGCAATCCAATCCGCAAAAGTTCTCCATTGTATAA
- the ilvB gene encoding acetolactate synthase large subunit, which translates to MLQETTFAGIKADKQPISGADLLLKSLEKEKVEVIFGYPGGAVLPIYDKIYDSKIRHILPRHEQGGIHAAEGYARISGKPGVVIATSGPGATNLVTGLADAMMDSLPLVVFTGQVATSVIGSDAFQEADILGITTPITKYNCQVRNINDIPRIIKEAFHIATTGRPGPVLIDFPKDIATAVGKIDEDPKISLPGYQPTLQPNYLQIRKLTEAISSAKKPVILAGAGILHSKATAELKEYAEQQNIPVVHTLLGLGGFPQDHELFIGLGGMHGCYAANMAMYESDLLLNIGARFDDRLTGNLAHFAPNATVAHIDIDPAEIGKNVPTKIPVVADAKEALKQLIAQEGKQPENKEWLEKIQSWNREYPYHYNKEDQENLKPQKVLEMIHAKTNGEAIVVTDVGQHQMWAAQYYPLNKADKWVTSGGLGTMGFGLPASIGAQIAAPDSTVVLVSGDGGFQMCTQELQVISEHKLPIKMVILNNMALGMVRQWQELFYQERYAHSLIPGQPDFVKLAEAYGIKGYQIASNEEAEAVLNEVLHNDEPVVLDFRIDPSELVYPMIAPGKGLHEMEGVKP; encoded by the coding sequence ATGTTGCAGGAAACTACCTTTGCCGGTATAAAGGCTGATAAGCAGCCGATTAGCGGGGCTGATTTATTATTAAAATCTCTGGAAAAAGAAAAGGTGGAAGTGATTTTTGGTTACCCTGGTGGGGCTGTTTTACCAATATATGATAAAATCTATGATTCGAAAATCCGTCATATATTACCACGTCATGAACAGGGTGGAATTCATGCTGCAGAGGGTTATGCACGGATATCAGGAAAACCTGGAGTCGTAATTGCTACATCAGGCCCAGGAGCAACGAATCTTGTAACGGGTTTAGCTGATGCGATGATGGATTCATTACCATTAGTTGTGTTTACTGGTCAAGTAGCAACGAGTGTGATTGGGTCGGATGCTTTCCAAGAGGCGGATATACTGGGAATCACAACGCCGATTACAAAATATAACTGTCAGGTTCGAAACATTAATGATATTCCACGCATTATCAAAGAGGCATTTCATATTGCCACAACAGGGCGTCCAGGACCAGTATTAATCGATTTTCCTAAGGATATTGCTACTGCAGTTGGGAAAATTGATGAGGATCCAAAGATTTCCCTACCAGGCTACCAGCCAACATTACAGCCTAATTATTTGCAAATTCGCAAATTAACAGAAGCTATCAGCTCTGCGAAAAAGCCGGTCATACTTGCAGGTGCAGGGATTCTACATTCAAAGGCTACGGCGGAATTGAAGGAATATGCCGAGCAGCAAAATATTCCTGTTGTCCACACCTTGCTAGGCTTAGGAGGTTTCCCGCAGGATCATGAATTGTTTATTGGATTAGGCGGTATGCACGGATGCTATGCAGCAAATATGGCTATGTATGAATCTGATTTATTATTGAACATAGGAGCGCGTTTCGATGATCGTCTTACAGGCAATCTAGCGCATTTTGCTCCAAATGCAACAGTTGCTCATATTGATATTGATCCAGCTGAAATCGGAAAAAATGTTCCAACCAAAATCCCGGTCGTTGCGGATGCAAAGGAAGCATTAAAGCAATTGATTGCTCAGGAAGGTAAACAGCCTGAAAACAAGGAATGGCTTGAAAAAATCCAAAGCTGGAACAGGGAATATCCTTATCACTATAACAAGGAAGATCAAGAAAACCTAAAACCGCAAAAAGTGCTGGAAATGATTCATGCAAAAACAAACGGTGAAGCGATTGTTGTTACGGATGTTGGTCAGCATCAAATGTGGGCTGCTCAATATTATCCACTAAACAAAGCGGATAAATGGGTAACCTCCGGTGGTTTAGGAACCATGGGATTTGGCCTACCGGCGAGTATCGGGGCTCAAATTGCGGCTCCTGATTCTACAGTTGTTCTTGTTTCCGGTGACGGAGGTTTCCAAATGTGTACGCAGGAGCTTCAAGTCATTAGTGAACATAAATTGCCAATCAAGATGGTCATTTTAAATAATATGGCTCTTGGAATGGTTAGACAATGGCAAGAGCTGTTCTATCAGGAACGCTACGCCCACAGTTTAATTCCAGGTCAGCCTGACTTTGTTAAGCTAGCCGAAGCATACGGCATTAAAGGCTACCAAATTGCCTCAAATGAAGAAGCTGAAGCGGTACTAAATGAAGTGCTTCACAATGATGAACCTGTCGTATTAGACTTTAGAATTGATCCTAGCGAGCTAGTCTATCCAATGATTGCACCAGGAAAAGGACTACATGAAATGGAAGGTGTTAAGCCATGA
- a CDS encoding metallophosphoesterase family protein produces the protein MKVLIVSDSHGMTAELEKLKEIHGHEVRYFIHCGDSELSPDHPAISEFVTVRGNCDFYNEYPEDITKEIGNRKFFITHGHRYSVKSDLMKLSYRAKELEADIACFGHSHYLGAEMVNGTLYLNPGSIRLPRGRRERTYVIVEILENAFELNVYDLDNGEITELRQVFPLS, from the coding sequence ATGAAGGTACTGATTGTTAGTGATAGTCACGGGATGACAGCGGAGCTTGAGAAATTGAAGGAGATCCATGGACATGAGGTAAGGTACTTCATTCATTGTGGAGATTCAGAATTATCGCCGGATCATCCAGCGATAAGTGAGTTTGTGACTGTTAGGGGAAATTGTGATTTTTATAATGAATATCCTGAGGATATTACTAAAGAGATTGGTAACCGTAAGTTCTTTATAACACACGGACATCGATACTCAGTTAAATCAGATTTAATGAAGCTTTCATACCGGGCAAAGGAGTTAGAGGCAGATATTGCTTGCTTCGGTCATTCTCATTATCTTGGGGCTGAAATGGTCAATGGGACTCTTTATCTTAATCCCGGCAGTATCAGGCTGCCACGGGGCAGACGAGAAAGAACCTATGTCATTGTTGAGATTCTTGAAAATGCCTTTGAGCTTAATGTTTATGATCTTGATAATGGTGAAATAACTGAGCTTAGGCAAGTTTTCCCTCTATCGTAA
- a CDS encoding XTP/dITP diphosphatase, which translates to MKKVIIATKNSGKAKEFSRMFKPYGIEVKTLLDYPDIEDIEETGRTFEENAVLKAETVCKQLNQMVIADDSGLMVDALDGRPGIYSARYAGEEKNDEANNDKVLNELKDVEEPNRSARFYCALAFAMPGRETVTVSGKCEGSILFERRGTNGFGYDSIFSVTELNKAMAELLPHEKNQISHRAKALQKLEGQLAQMFLKENE; encoded by the coding sequence ATGAAGAAAGTAATCATTGCAACGAAGAATTCTGGAAAAGCGAAAGAGTTTAGCAGGATGTTTAAGCCATATGGGATAGAAGTGAAAACACTGCTTGACTATCCTGACATAGAAGACATAGAAGAAACCGGTCGTACATTTGAAGAGAATGCTGTACTAAAGGCTGAGACAGTGTGTAAGCAACTAAACCAAATGGTCATTGCAGACGATTCAGGATTGATGGTGGATGCGCTTGACGGTAGACCAGGAATTTACTCGGCACGTTATGCTGGTGAAGAAAAAAATGATGAGGCAAATAATGATAAAGTATTAAATGAACTGAAGGATGTAGAAGAACCTAACCGTTCAGCAAGATTCTATTGCGCATTAGCGTTCGCTATGCCTGGGAGGGAGACAGTCACAGTAAGCGGGAAATGTGAGGGCTCTATTCTATTTGAGAGAAGAGGAACGAATGGGTTTGGCTATGATTCCATCTTTTCTGTAACAGAATTGAATAAAGCGATGGCCGAGCTTTTGCCACATGAGAAAAATCAAATCAGCCATCGTGCAAAAGCGTTACAGAAATTGGAGGGCCAATTGGCGCAAATGTTTTTAAAGGAGAACGAGTAA
- a CDS encoding GerMN domain-containing protein codes for MSKSKYKRALVTVVAVGFLLSGCGLLGMKEEKQIDPPKEVTYTEEEAEMEEKAAKTEQEAVDKDQEAEASETIKTELYLVDKNGYVVPQTIDLPKTESVAAQALEYLVKNGPVTEILPNGFRAVIPDDTKFSVNVKDKVATVDFSNEFKNYQAEDELKILQSITWTLTQFDSIEQVKLQINGHPLEEMPVNSTPIGDELTRKDGINIDTSQVADITNTKPITVYYIGGEEDSYYFVPVTKRVSNKMENNIDAAINELVKGPSVASNLLNEFNSDVELLAEPKVENGKVTLNFNESIFGSFDKKMISQNVLDSLVLTLTEQNGIDSVVVTVNGEAELVNEDGKKLTEPVTRPENVNTGSF; via the coding sequence ATGTCAAAATCTAAATATAAAAGGGCTTTAGTAACTGTAGTTGCTGTGGGCTTCCTGCTCTCGGGCTGTGGACTCTTAGGAATGAAGGAAGAGAAACAAATTGATCCGCCAAAAGAAGTTACATATACAGAGGAAGAGGCGGAAATGGAGGAAAAAGCCGCTAAAACTGAACAGGAAGCTGTAGACAAGGATCAGGAAGCTGAGGCCAGTGAAACGATAAAAACAGAGCTTTATTTAGTTGATAAAAACGGTTATGTCGTACCGCAAACAATAGACCTTCCTAAAACAGAGTCAGTAGCTGCACAGGCTCTCGAATACCTAGTGAAAAACGGTCCTGTGACTGAAATATTACCAAATGGATTCCGAGCGGTTATTCCTGATGATACGAAGTTTAGCGTGAATGTAAAGGATAAAGTAGCCACGGTTGATTTTTCTAATGAATTTAAAAACTATCAGGCAGAGGATGAGCTGAAAATCCTCCAATCCATTACATGGACGTTAACGCAGTTTGATTCTATTGAACAAGTAAAGCTGCAAATAAATGGTCATCCGCTTGAGGAAATGCCTGTTAATAGTACGCCAATAGGTGACGAATTAACAAGAAAAGACGGGATTAATATTGATACATCTCAGGTCGCTGATATTACGAATACAAAGCCTATAACGGTCTATTATATTGGTGGTGAAGAGGATTCCTATTACTTTGTTCCGGTAACAAAGCGTGTAAGCAATAAAATGGAGAATAACATCGATGCAGCCATAAATGAATTAGTAAAGGGTCCGAGTGTTGCTTCTAATTTATTAAATGAATTCAATTCGGATGTCGAGTTATTAGCTGAACCAAAGGTGGAGAATGGGAAGGTTACACTTAATTTTAATGAATCGATTTTTGGCAGCTTTGATAAAAAGATGATATCTCAAAATGTGTTGGATTCCCTTGTCCTTACTCTGACAGAGCAAAATGGAATTGATAGTGTTGTCGTAACCGTAAATGGAGAAGCGGAGTTAGTCAATGAGGATGGTAAAAAGCTGACAGAGCCTGTTACACGACCAGAAAATGTAAATACAGGTAGCTTCTAA